A part of Trichoplusia ni isolate ovarian cell line Hi5 unplaced genomic scaffold, tn1 tig00001918, whole genome shotgun sequence genomic DNA contains:
- the LOC113507393 gene encoding uncharacterized protein LOC113507393 isoform X2 has protein sequence MNTSTNVAGNANTIVNCMRDLSEAIEKGIFEDVVKNVDLLHSHVSLDTDMHQIGEIHTTQLDLIISACKHNRAVILCYLLNETDILEYLPERGLSEEQLNQKRTIAMTHAMCSNDFNLPEMLYDYWCGDTYWSGHKDADYVLSNMETLGILLKNAYGLCKGRLIREQKMLTDVHSLITFNEFQCKLYTTVHKLKPKPNRALGIKEKGKSVGTLLYKVLRTYDCYSNIDKVRIKSRITEKEMEIQATIEDKESIFGKMLQYTMYELYFRKMDLCVSLIILENLTVLRYHLRKRFVVTNKPSTKNNQYIRLAKLYEDIESVLYHFLYRTSEDWRLYLSPNRQLAVKENRLGIHDGQLCTLNLRYDEEKVYNSPVLYLERKYFKKHLKYLKRILIKHVMCKAPQNLITNQVTAQRKKKSSVKEKELLDDNYLKPMCYLRDNYSLQKIVYYIKVVQNSKVVNVLMIERTLQVIGEMMKSSEAGVSQASEHVSNATKALLQIELSKETLKRFNNIRLYLSKVGQGQLSRRISVTNGHDQTFINVRNDLLKVFEGIKPILDIYKHILDKAFLDKGLDFLNERNYQLPCAAKDRINDIIDRYNDHGSDFEDEYNQEVWRHTGLSRDLLSEIPLVSNNINRLVKRRELSTELITNRAILILPKHIQNIKLILRKVEVNYDHIQKVKIDLKQFKVKKLPDWPTKSEVVDVRGKLVKYMESIKQVDQPLLDRMDQIQDLTIDWKCVKNALMFFLYETDKFSAQRVEFDDKVKYSDPDQSAVNIMDKILDEMERICGTSQQPAVQNHKFDGIEDLDANLYIEIDISTETTRTIRDKWIRCLITRIDQLTKLLDYPNRTLSQCQLRFKRDHEFHVMVEMLLADIANVLCKCNVWLMRKTSKMLTGIDLGNVLDHGNPFLDVISDIFDSRDYSTELLKKAFMFAKDGDAIKALYKLFLDDISFETIRNDDRRALTDEQKKNLDVLKNSGNFDELSKLFPRAVANTGHP, from the coding sequence ATGAATACCAGTACTAATGTTGCAGGAAATGCAAATACCATCGTGAACTGCATGAGAGATTTGAGCGAAGCTATTGAAAAAGGTATCTTCGAAGATGTAGTAAAGAATGTAGATTTACTTCACAGCCATGTATCGTTGGATACAGACATGCACCAAATTGGGGAGATTCATACGACACAGCTTGATTTGATTATTTCCGCGTGTAAACACAATCGCGCAGTTATACTGTGTTATCTGTTGAATGAAACTGATATCTTGGAGTACCTGCCTGAGAGAGGCCTGTCTGAGGAGCAGCTGAATCAGAAGAGGACGATCGCGATGACGCACGCGATGTGCTCGAATGACTTCAACCTGCCGGAAATGCTTTACGACTACTGGTGCGGAGACACGTACTGGTCCGGCCACAAGGACGCGGACTACGTCCTCAGTAATATGGAAACACTTGGCATTCTACTCAAAAACGCCTACGGTCTCTGTAAAGGCCGATTGATACGAGAACAAAAAATGCTAACAGATGTACACAGCCTGATAACGTTTAATGAGTTCCAATGCAAACTTTACACCACTGTACACAAATTAAAGCCCAAACCGAATCGTGCACTTGGTATCAAAGAAAAGGGTAAGTCAGTCGGGACTCTGCTGTATAAAGTTTTACGAACTTATGATTGTTATTCCAATATAGATAAAGTAAGAATAAAAAGTAGAATAACGGAAAAAGAAATGGAAATCCAAGCCACAATTGAAGACAAGGAGAGTATATTCGGAAAAATGTTGCAATACACCATGTATGAATTGTACTTCCGTAAAATGGATTTATGTGTGTCCTTAATAATTTTGGAGAATTTAACCGTACTGAGATACCATCTTAGGAAACGTTTCGTAGTGACGAATAAACCTAGTACGAAGAACAATCAATACATACGCTTGGCAAAGTTATACGAAGATATTGAAAGTGTACTGTATCATTTCCTGTACCGAACCAGTGAAGACTGGCGACTCTATTTATCGCCGAATAGACAGCTTGCAGTGAAAGAAAACCGTCTTGGTATTCATGATGGACAATTATGTACCCTAAACCTTCGGTATGATGAGGAGAAAGTTTATAATTCTCCAGTTCTGTATCTGGaacgaaaatatttcaaaaaacatctaaagtatttaaaacgaATACTGATTAAGCATGTGATGTGCAAAGCTCCACAAAACTTGATCACAAATCAAGTAACTgcacaaagaaagaaaaaatcttcAGTAAAGGAAAAGGAATTGCTGGATGATAACTATTTGAAGCCAATGTGTTACTTACGTGACAATTATTCGTtacaaaaaattgtatattatattaaagtcgTACAGAATAGTAAAGTCGTGAATGTATTGATGATAGAACGAACCCTCCAAGTTATTGGGGAAATGATGAAAAGCTCGGAGGCAGGCGTCAGTCAGGCATCTGAACATGTGTCGAATGCGACTAAAGCACTGCTGCAAATAGAATTGTCTAAAGAAACgttaaaacgttttaataatataagattaTATTTGTCAAAGGTGGGCCAAGGTCAACTCAGTAGGAGAATCTCAGTCACCAACGGGCATGATCAGACGTTTATAAACGTACGAAATGACTTACTAAAAGTATTTGAAGGTATAAAACCAATTCttgatatttacaaacatatacTCGACAAGGCCTTTCTTGACAAAGGTTTAGATTTTCTTAATGAAAGAAATTATCAGTTACCATGTGCTGCTAAAGATCGGATAAATGATATTATCGATCGTTATAATGACCACGGTAGTGACTTCGAAGATGAATATAACCAAGAAGTGTGGCGCCACACTGGCCTCTCCAGAGACCTTCTATCTGAAATACCTTTGGTCTCTAACAACATAAACCGCTTGGTAAAGCGAAGAGAGTTATCTACAGAACTGATTACAAATCGTGCTATACTTATTTTACCAAAACACATTCAAAACATTAAACTCATTTTACGAAAGGTAGAAGTAAATTACGACCACATCCAGAAAgtcaaaatagatttaaaacaatttaaagtcaAAAAACTACCTGATTGGCCAACAAAATCAGAAGTAGTTGATGTCCGTGgtaaattagtaaaatatatgGAGTCCATTAAACAAGTTGATCAACCTTTATTGGATAGGATGGATCAGATACAAGACTTAACCATTGATTGGAAGTGTGTTAAAAATGCGCTCATGTTTTTTCTATACGAGACAGATAAGTTTTCAGCTCAAAGAGTGGAATTTGatgataaagttaaatatagTGATCCTGACCAATCGGCAGTAAATATCATGGACAAAATATTAGATGAGATGGAACGGATCTGCGGGACATCGCAGCAACCAGCTGTGCAAAATCATAAGTTTGACGGAATAGAAGATTTGGATGCAAACTTATACATCGAAATAGACATCTCCACGGAGACGACTAGAACGATACGAGACAAATGGATAAGATGTTTGATAACAAGAATAGATCAGTTGACGAAGTTATTGGACTACCCGAATAGGACGTTGAGTCAGTGTCAGCTGAGGTTCAAGCGGGACCACGAGTTTCACGTTATGGTCGAAATGCTCCTCGCTGACATTGCCAATGTTTTGTGCAAGTGTAACGTTTGGTTGATGCGGAAGACGAGCAAGATGCTAACAGGGATCGACCTCGGGAATGTCCTGGATCACGGGAACCCGTTCCTGGACGTGATCAGCGACATCTTCGACTCTCGCGACTACTCCACTGAACTGTTGAAAAAAGCTTTCATGTTTGCTAAAGACGGAGATGCTATAAAAGCTctctataaattgtttttggacGATATTAGTTTTGAAACAATTAGAAATGATGATAGGCGAGCGTTAACCGATGAACAGAAGAAGAATTTAGATGTTTTGAAGAATTCAGGCAACTTTGACGAGTTGAGTAAACTTTTTCCACGGGCAGTAGCGAATACAGGGCACCCTTGA
- the LOC113507393 gene encoding uncharacterized protein LOC113507393 isoform X1 gives MNMSEHRAANMNTSTNVAGNANTIVNCMRDLSEAIEKGIFEDVVKNVDLLHSHVSLDTDMHQIGEIHTTQLDLIISACKHNRAVILCYLLNETDILEYLPERGLSEEQLNQKRTIAMTHAMCSNDFNLPEMLYDYWCGDTYWSGHKDADYVLSNMETLGILLKNAYGLCKGRLIREQKMLTDVHSLITFNEFQCKLYTTVHKLKPKPNRALGIKEKGKSVGTLLYKVLRTYDCYSNIDKVRIKSRITEKEMEIQATIEDKESIFGKMLQYTMYELYFRKMDLCVSLIILENLTVLRYHLRKRFVVTNKPSTKNNQYIRLAKLYEDIESVLYHFLYRTSEDWRLYLSPNRQLAVKENRLGIHDGQLCTLNLRYDEEKVYNSPVLYLERKYFKKHLKYLKRILIKHVMCKAPQNLITNQVTAQRKKKSSVKEKELLDDNYLKPMCYLRDNYSLQKIVYYIKVVQNSKVVNVLMIERTLQVIGEMMKSSEAGVSQASEHVSNATKALLQIELSKETLKRFNNIRLYLSKVGQGQLSRRISVTNGHDQTFINVRNDLLKVFEGIKPILDIYKHILDKAFLDKGLDFLNERNYQLPCAAKDRINDIIDRYNDHGSDFEDEYNQEVWRHTGLSRDLLSEIPLVSNNINRLVKRRELSTELITNRAILILPKHIQNIKLILRKVEVNYDHIQKVKIDLKQFKVKKLPDWPTKSEVVDVRGKLVKYMESIKQVDQPLLDRMDQIQDLTIDWKCVKNALMFFLYETDKFSAQRVEFDDKVKYSDPDQSAVNIMDKILDEMERICGTSQQPAVQNHKFDGIEDLDANLYIEIDISTETTRTIRDKWIRCLITRIDQLTKLLDYPNRTLSQCQLRFKRDHEFHVMVEMLLADIANVLCKCNVWLMRKTSKMLTGIDLGNVLDHGNPFLDVISDIFDSRDYSTELLKKAFMFAKDGDAIKALYKLFLDDISFETIRNDDRRALTDEQKKNLDVLKNSGNFDELSKLFPRAVANTGHP, from the exons atgaatatgag TGAGCATCGGGCCGCAAATATGAATACCAGTACTAATGTTGCAGGAAATGCAAATACCATCGTGAACTGCATGAGAGATTTGAGCGAAGCTATTGAAAAAGGTATCTTCGAAGATGTAGTAAAGAATGTAGATTTACTTCACAGCCATGTATCGTTGGATACAGACATGCACCAAATTGGGGAGATTCATACGACACAGCTTGATTTGATTATTTCCGCGTGTAAACACAATCGCGCAGTTATACTGTGTTATCTGTTGAATGAAACTGATATCTTGGAGTACCTGCCTGAGAGAGGCCTGTCTGAGGAGCAGCTGAATCAGAAGAGGACGATCGCGATGACGCACGCGATGTGCTCGAATGACTTCAACCTGCCGGAAATGCTTTACGACTACTGGTGCGGAGACACGTACTGGTCCGGCCACAAGGACGCGGACTACGTCCTCAGTAATATGGAAACACTTGGCATTCTACTCAAAAACGCCTACGGTCTCTGTAAAGGCCGATTGATACGAGAACAAAAAATGCTAACAGATGTACACAGCCTGATAACGTTTAATGAGTTCCAATGCAAACTTTACACCACTGTACACAAATTAAAGCCCAAACCGAATCGTGCACTTGGTATCAAAGAAAAGGGTAAGTCAGTCGGGACTCTGCTGTATAAAGTTTTACGAACTTATGATTGTTATTCCAATATAGATAAAGTAAGAATAAAAAGTAGAATAACGGAAAAAGAAATGGAAATCCAAGCCACAATTGAAGACAAGGAGAGTATATTCGGAAAAATGTTGCAATACACCATGTATGAATTGTACTTCCGTAAAATGGATTTATGTGTGTCCTTAATAATTTTGGAGAATTTAACCGTACTGAGATACCATCTTAGGAAACGTTTCGTAGTGACGAATAAACCTAGTACGAAGAACAATCAATACATACGCTTGGCAAAGTTATACGAAGATATTGAAAGTGTACTGTATCATTTCCTGTACCGAACCAGTGAAGACTGGCGACTCTATTTATCGCCGAATAGACAGCTTGCAGTGAAAGAAAACCGTCTTGGTATTCATGATGGACAATTATGTACCCTAAACCTTCGGTATGATGAGGAGAAAGTTTATAATTCTCCAGTTCTGTATCTGGaacgaaaatatttcaaaaaacatctaaagtatttaaaacgaATACTGATTAAGCATGTGATGTGCAAAGCTCCACAAAACTTGATCACAAATCAAGTAACTgcacaaagaaagaaaaaatcttcAGTAAAGGAAAAGGAATTGCTGGATGATAACTATTTGAAGCCAATGTGTTACTTACGTGACAATTATTCGTtacaaaaaattgtatattatattaaagtcgTACAGAATAGTAAAGTCGTGAATGTATTGATGATAGAACGAACCCTCCAAGTTATTGGGGAAATGATGAAAAGCTCGGAGGCAGGCGTCAGTCAGGCATCTGAACATGTGTCGAATGCGACTAAAGCACTGCTGCAAATAGAATTGTCTAAAGAAACgttaaaacgttttaataatataagattaTATTTGTCAAAGGTGGGCCAAGGTCAACTCAGTAGGAGAATCTCAGTCACCAACGGGCATGATCAGACGTTTATAAACGTACGAAATGACTTACTAAAAGTATTTGAAGGTATAAAACCAATTCttgatatttacaaacatatacTCGACAAGGCCTTTCTTGACAAAGGTTTAGATTTTCTTAATGAAAGAAATTATCAGTTACCATGTGCTGCTAAAGATCGGATAAATGATATTATCGATCGTTATAATGACCACGGTAGTGACTTCGAAGATGAATATAACCAAGAAGTGTGGCGCCACACTGGCCTCTCCAGAGACCTTCTATCTGAAATACCTTTGGTCTCTAACAACATAAACCGCTTGGTAAAGCGAAGAGAGTTATCTACAGAACTGATTACAAATCGTGCTATACTTATTTTACCAAAACACATTCAAAACATTAAACTCATTTTACGAAAGGTAGAAGTAAATTACGACCACATCCAGAAAgtcaaaatagatttaaaacaatttaaagtcaAAAAACTACCTGATTGGCCAACAAAATCAGAAGTAGTTGATGTCCGTGgtaaattagtaaaatatatgGAGTCCATTAAACAAGTTGATCAACCTTTATTGGATAGGATGGATCAGATACAAGACTTAACCATTGATTGGAAGTGTGTTAAAAATGCGCTCATGTTTTTTCTATACGAGACAGATAAGTTTTCAGCTCAAAGAGTGGAATTTGatgataaagttaaatatagTGATCCTGACCAATCGGCAGTAAATATCATGGACAAAATATTAGATGAGATGGAACGGATCTGCGGGACATCGCAGCAACCAGCTGTGCAAAATCATAAGTTTGACGGAATAGAAGATTTGGATGCAAACTTATACATCGAAATAGACATCTCCACGGAGACGACTAGAACGATACGAGACAAATGGATAAGATGTTTGATAACAAGAATAGATCAGTTGACGAAGTTATTGGACTACCCGAATAGGACGTTGAGTCAGTGTCAGCTGAGGTTCAAGCGGGACCACGAGTTTCACGTTATGGTCGAAATGCTCCTCGCTGACATTGCCAATGTTTTGTGCAAGTGTAACGTTTGGTTGATGCGGAAGACGAGCAAGATGCTAACAGGGATCGACCTCGGGAATGTCCTGGATCACGGGAACCCGTTCCTGGACGTGATCAGCGACATCTTCGACTCTCGCGACTACTCCACTGAACTGTTGAAAAAAGCTTTCATGTTTGCTAAAGACGGAGATGCTATAAAAGCTctctataaattgtttttggacGATATTAGTTTTGAAACAATTAGAAATGATGATAGGCGAGCGTTAACCGATGAACAGAAGAAGAATTTAGATGTTTTGAAGAATTCAGGCAACTTTGACGAGTTGAGTAAACTTTTTCCACGGGCAGTAGCGAATACAGGGCACCCTTGA